A window from Malassezia restricta chromosome I, complete sequence encodes these proteins:
- a CDS encoding ribonuclease P/MRP protein subunit RPP1, with the protein MFCDLNVPWPTRDSPTVLNSKKSKKQPQKKAIAEDDNNIQEALDLLTPSEKQRMSELTYELMEMGYTTLAFNHVVRSKYDPVSQKYPFGKSHCQPPFPKLDPRTRKAHGIEAYRAGIKQLSRLTVVFDSDEAVKSGSGFVSANAQALQQYDLLSVTPTTEAAFQHACITLSELKPFSIDIISLDLAAAPRLPFYLKRSTVGAALANGVVFEITYGAAVANTQDTPDVSAARRNLFAGARDLLRATNGKGVIISSSALDALGIRAPYDVMNLAALMGMTPNAAKDAISTTCQSLMIRAETRQTFRGTVSKPYVLPAEHKPTSGIDESSKKRAKRKLSNDDECM; encoded by the coding sequence ATGTTTTGTGATCTAAACGTCCCATGGCCTACGCGCGACTCTCCTACGGTCCTGAATTCCAAAAAATCAAAAAAGCAGCCACAAAAAAAGGCCATTGCGGAGGATGATAATAATATACAAGAGGCATTGGATCTCCTGACGCCCTCAGAAaagcagcgcatgagcgaACTCACGTACGAACTAATGGAAATGGGGTACACGACTTTGGCATTTAATCATGTGGTCCGCAGCAAGTATGATCCAGTATCGCAGAAGTATCCTTTTGGAAAAAGTCACTGCCAACCTCCTTTTCCTAAGCTGGATCCTCGTACTCGTAAAGCtcatggcatcgaggcaTATCGAGCGGGCATCAAACAGCTATCGCGTCTCACTGTCGTGTTCGATAGTGATGAAGCTGTCAAATCAGGTTCTGGATTTGTAAGTGCAAACGCACAGGCACTTCAACAATACGACCTACTTTCTGTAACACCAACTACCGAAGCTGCCTTTCAACATGCTTGCATCACGCTAAGTGAACTAAAACCCTTTAGCATCGACATCATTTCCCTGGATCTTGCAGCCGCACCACGTCTCCCATTTTATTTAAAACGTAGCACTGTCGGGGCTGCACTTGCAAATGGCGTTGTATTCGAAATCACTTACGGAGCGGCCGTCGCAAACACTCAAGATACCCCTGACGTCTCTGCCGCACGTCGAAACCTATTCGCTGGTGCACGCGATCTTTTACGAGCTACCAACGGGAAAGGCGTCATTATATCGAGTAGCGCACTAGATGCACTGGGTATACGAGCACCATACGATGTAATGAACCTCGCTGCTCTGATGGGTATGACGCCCAATGCTGCCAAAGATGCAATATCTACCACATGTCAATCGCTTATGATACGCGCGGAAACGCGTCAAACATTTCGAGGCACTGTATCCAAGCCTTATGTACTACCAGCGGAACACAAGCCTACATCAGGAATAGATGAATCTTCCAAAAAAAGGGCGAAACGCAAACTGTCAAACGATGATGAATGCATGTAA
- a CDS encoding DASH complex subunit SPC19: MAPNVPRQSVYFNPHASASQLQNIHACTGKIRSACATLSATNASMDIHTGDFRRLHQVLLNQRHFDLVSERDVRQAREHVAAEIAPFLRELIMRAEEVLARDEREARALRSKATQELSKNESKSQLHTAGSDDELKSPSMAALVADYELDEQRRELELLRKERLRLMERVQSL, translated from the exons ATGGCGCCTAACGTGCCGCGACAGTCTGTCTACTTCAATCCACACGCTAGCGCGAGTCAGCTGCAGAATATTCACGCCTGCACTGGTAAAATTCGATCAGCTTGTGCAACA CTCAGTGCAACGAATGCCTCCATGGACATCCACACAGGTGACTTTCGTCGTCTCCACCAGGTCCTGTTGAATCAGCGT CATTTCGACCTTGTTTCGGAGCGTGATGTGCGTCAGGCGCGGGAGCATGTCGCGGCCGAAATCGCGCCGTTTCTTCGTGAACTCATTATGCGTGCTGAGGAAGTCTTGGCCCGCGATGAGCGTGAAGCTCGTGCATTACGCAGCAAA GCGACTCAAGAGCTTTCCAAAAACGAATCAAAGTCACAATTGCATACCGCGGGGTCAGATGACGAACTCAAATCGCCTTCGATGGCAGCACTGGTAGCAGACTATGAACttgacgagcagcggcgcgaACTGGAGCTGCTCCGGAAGGAGCGATTACGTCTCATGGAACGTGTACAGTCACTATAG
- a CDS encoding acylpyruvate hydrolase codes for MSSLASFRTVGRKIVAIGRNFADHAKELNNAVPTEPFFFLKPTSSYVESGHAIQVPQGVMVHHEVELAVVFGKSGRDITRTEADSYIGGYALAVDVTARNMQEKAKKSGLPWSAAKGFDTFTPISPLIPKAHIPDPHNVDLWLQVDGQLRQHGNTRDMIFSIPELISHVSSIMTLEAGDVMLTGTPKGVGQMVDGQQIHAGLQLPTAPNTLAELKLHVKNRAGGYAFQG; via the exons ATGAGTTCCCTGGCTTCATTTCGTACAGTGGGGCGCAAAATTGTGGC CATCGGGCGTAACTTTGCTGATCATGCCAAGGAACTAAACAATGCTGTACCCACCGAACCATTTTTTTTCCTGAAACCTACGTCCAGCTACGTTGAGTCAGGACACGCTATCCAAGTGCCACAAGGCGTGATGGTACACCACGAAG TGGAATTGGCTGTCGTATTTGGAAAGAGTGGTCGGGACATCACACGTACAGAAGCCGACAGCTACATTGGCGGCTACGCACTCGCTGTGGATGTGACGGCTCGGAACATGCAAGAAAAGGCGAAGAAAAGCGGCCTTCCATGGTCGGCGGCCAAGGGCTTCGATACGTTCACACCAATAAGCCCGCTGATTCCAAAGGCCCATATCCCTGATCCGCACAATGTGGATCTCTGGCTCCAGGTCGACGGTCAGCTTCGGCAGCACGGAAACACACGCGATATGATCTTTTCGATCCCTGAGCTGATTTCACACGTGTCATCCATAATGACTCTCGAAGCCGGCGATGTGATGCTGACAGGCACACCTAAGGGTGTTGGCCAGATGGTCGATGGGCAGCAGATCCATGCCGGCTTACAGCTGCCCACTGCGCCCAATACACTGGCAGAACTAAAGTTGCATGTGAAAAACCGTGCGGGCGGTTACGCCTTTCAAGGATAA
- a CDS encoding mitochondrial pyruvate carrier 2, producing MASAAFGNRFRAFMNHPAGPKTVFFWAPMMKWGLVVAGLGDLARPADKLSASQNSALAVTGFIWVRYCFVITPVNYSLAAVNFFVGSTGLVQLLRIAYHRYTHPEPLPSMSNKA from the exons ATGGCATCGGCAGCCTTTGGCAACCGCTTCCGTGCATTTATGAACCACCCTGCAGGACCGAAGACTG TGTTCTTTTGGGCACCCATGATGAAATGGGGTCTCGTTGTGGCCGGCCTCGGTGACTTGGCGCGCCCGGCAGACAAACTGTCTGCATCACAGAATTCCGCCCTGGCTGTAACAGGCTTCATCTGGGTCCG CTACTGCTTCGTCATTACGCCTGTCAACTATTCGCTAGCTGCTGTCAACTTTTTTGTCGGGTCCACGGGTCTGGTCCAGCTTTTGCGTATTGCCTA TCATCGTTATACACATCCTGAGCCTCTACCGTCTATGTCAAATAAGGCTTAA
- a CDS encoding pre-mRNA polyadenylation factor fip-1: protein MSQASEAPTIDDEDEFLYGSSNTEPGTGAIPSTQSELPTVESAVDAKDSNDEDQYDSDDSDVEFIIDPNAPLVAPPPRVSTTFAPATISTPPPKPAQTVAEGAAQTSTSVPPAATNIAEDVPYQPPPQPAQSQAVDEASLGPEGPPPAAPSTGPHLNLDPSASDLYYPPSDGLYDARTEAQKAQDLPPMTIYQVDIDSLPEKPWRRPGANLSDWFNYGFDERSWSLWCGKRHEMEQMREDLQPLNASESAGAPVLPPGFSGGMPDFSALLGGGMLPPVPPPMQAWMNGMMPGGADAPSPVPIPVQPPMTLPEKNAAADDIDDDDEAPYEPQMPPEESAEAPARQESSRRHRQRSRQDRERQQDEQVRYTDRDMVHGMGDTLDYGLHTGDTRRHGRHEATPGEEHHADHGRHHRPSRRERARQERRSGRGGQKRGAPDGPHEDHEREHVPKRAHHGRSRRET from the coding sequence ATGTCGCAAGCTTCTGAAGCACCGACAATtgacgatgaagatgagTTTCTCTACGGAAGCTCGAATACGGAGCCTGGAACGGGAGCCATACCATCAACGCAGAGCGAATTGCCGACGGTTGAATCTGCAGTGGATGCGAAAGACAGCAATGATGAGGACCAGTACGATAGTGACGACTCAGACGTTGAGTTTATTATCGATCCGAATGCACCGCTTGTagcaccgccaccacgcGTTTCTACCACATTTGCTCCAGCGACGATTTCAACACCGCCTCCGAAACCAGCGCAGACCGTGGCAGAAGGCGCCGCACAGACGTCAACTTCTGTACCACCAGCGGCCACTAACATTGCAGAAGATGTGCCTTATCAACCGCCCCCTCAGCCGGCACAGTCTCAGGCAGTTGACGAGGCGTCCTTGGGGCCTGAAGGTCCACCACCCGCGGCGCCTTCTACGGGGCCGCATCTTAACCTGGATCCAAGTGCCTCAGATCTGTACTATCCACCTTCCGACGGCTTGTATGACGCGAGAACTGAGGCACAAAAGGCACAGGATTTGCCACCCATGACTATATACCAAGTCGACATTGATTCGCTTCCTGAAAAACCATGGCGCCGTCCTGGTGCCAACCTAAGTGACTGGTTCAACTACGGTTTTGACGAGCGATCTTGGTCGCTGTGGTGCGGCAAGCGACATGAGATGGAGCAAATGCGTGAAGACTTACAACCTCTAAATGCATCCGAGTCGGCTGGCGCCCCTGTATTGCCGCCAGGTTTCTCGGGTGGTATGCCCGACTTTTCGGCCCTGTTAGGAGGTGGTATGCTTCCTCCTGTGCCCCCACCCATGCAAGCTTGGATGAATGGAATGATGCCTGGAGGTGCTGATGCTCCATCGCCTGTCCCGATACCCGTTCAGCCGCCGATGACGCTGCCTGAAAAGAACGCAGCCGCCGATGACatcgatgacgacgacgaagcgccgTATGAACCCCAAATGCCGCCTGAAGAATCTGCAGAggcgcctgctcgacaagAATCGAGTCGGCGACACCGTCAACGATCTCGCCAGGACCGCGAACGACAGCAAGACGAACAGGTGCGATACACGGATCGCGATATGGTGCATGGTATGGGCGACACCCTGGATTATGGTTTGCACACCGGAGATACACGACGTCATGGGCGTCATGAAGCGACGCCAGGGGAAGAACACCATGCTGATCATGGCCGTCATCACCGTCCCAGTCGTCGTGAACGTGCTCGACAAGAGCGCCGATCTGGCCGTGGAGGCCAAAAGCGTGGTGCTCCGGATGGACCCCATGAGGACCATGAGCGTGAACATGTACCCAAACGCGCTCATCATGGGCGGTCTCGTCGTGAGACCTAG
- a CDS encoding protein ATG11, translating to MRLIVTYNGRAIDVKQSLSQFPIYEHLLDCISLATGILYDALICITKDGLQIDQQVLDQLLCQDQDADTEIFIFDRDLLTSDTDSMVQMLAVSIENTPMTEPPMMLMGSTTPPRLWDAFKSWCHELQQHIRATYAEAESLYENIELIHRSTLVALAHVRLHASNIKSAAEKLASIALRDFAWMEELLVRNEKDMAILRRVPVHPQLLTSKSASTTTESTSSSVVRSTLSDLFDTERVRQSAQSCEHTFERLRKSYTQITQTEAQLNQDLHELAAEIEQTEIEPSNKTFQHMKKLQRELQDDCDAFVIENEKAGFRKPAEWLQIHHRAEVLRGQGAAVLSTLDCLAQDRNELMQWHMNLVQDISSLQSDFSELGELMADTDTALEACVQNDFKVLNQVHTIYGAYGATLVEAVRRSEFTQMYLNKAQRIAELMAKVSEKETLRRKRHTQIISDAFPHNAISIETPLPLFDITTRRHDAAPTITRRDEADFRAHLKALDSEAREAHLHPALEAAVLAYMAPLDLEPGDCDASFAAMARHELGLEEALSYDAGDDDDEEDEDDDDESIKYRPT from the coding sequence ATGCGGCTTATTGTGACGTACAATGGccgcgccatcgacgttAAACAGTCCCTCTCGCAATTTCCTATTTACGAACATCTACTTGATTGCATTTCGCTTGCTACAGGTATCTTGTATGATGCCTTGATATGTATCACCAAAGACGGTCTGCAGATTGACCAGCAAGTGTTGGACCAGCTTTTATGCCAAGATCAAGATGCCGACACAGAGATTTTTATTTTTGACCGGGATCTACTTACATCAGACACGGATAGTATGGTACAAATGCTGGCCGTGTCCATAGAAAATACACCCATGACGGAACCACCTATGATGCTCATGGGATCAACTACTCCGCCTCGGTTGTGGGACGCGTTTAAGAGCTGGTGTCATGAGTTACAGCAGCATATTCGAGCAACATATGCAGAAGCCGAATCATTGTATGAGAATATTGAGCTTATCCATCGAAGCACGCTTGTTGCCTTGGCCCATGTAAGATTACACGCTAGCAACATCAAATCGGCTGCTGAAAAGCTCGCTTCCATTGCACTTAGAGACTTTGCTTGGATGGAAGAGCTCTTGGTACGGAATGAGAAAGATATGGCTATTCTTCGTCGGGTCCCTGTTCATCCCCAGCTGCTTACGTCCAAGTCAGCCAGCACGACTACTGAATCCACCTCATCAAGCGTTGTTCGGTCAACGCTGAGCGACTTGTTCGATACTGAACGTGTTCGCCAATCAGCCCAATCTTGTGAACATACGTTTGAGCGCCTTCGCAAATCTTATACCCAAATCACACAGACTGAGGCACAATTAAACCAAGACCTGCACGAACTAGCTGCAGAAATCGAACAAACAGAAATTGAGCCGTCCAACAAGACCTTCCAACATATGAAAAAGTTACAGCGAGAATTGCAAGATGATTGCGATGCTTTTGTAATTGAGAATGAAAAAGCAGGTTTTCGAAAACCCGCTGAATGGCTTCAAATCCATCACCGAGCAGAAGTACTGCGCGGTCAAGGAGCAGCTGTGCTCTCGACACTTGACTGCCTCGCTCAAGATCGGAACGAGCTCATGCAATGGCACATGAATTTAGTGCAGGACATTAGCAGTCTCCAAAGTGATTTCTCAGAACTAGGCGAACTTATGGCTGACACAGATACGGCTTTGGAGGCTTGTGTGCAAAACGATTTCAAGGTACTCAATCAAGTGCACACCATATACGGTGCGTATGGAGCGACCCTCGTTGAGGCTGTGCGACGTTCCGAGTTCACACAAATGTATCTTAACAAGGCACAGCGAATTGCTGAACTGATGGCCAAGGTCTCGGAAAAAGAGACACTTCGTCGCAAAAGACATACGCAGATCATTAGTGATGCGTTTCCGCACAATGCCATCAGTATCGAGACACCTCTGCCTCTCTTCGATATAACCACACGACGACATGATGCAGCCCCAACCATTACACgccgcgacgaggccgatTTTCGTGCCCATCTAAAGGCCCTAGATTCCGAGGCACGAGAGGCCCATCTACATCCAGCCCTCGAAGCCGCCGTATTGGCCTATATGGCACCTTTGGATCTCGAGCCCGGCGATTGCGATGCGTCCTTTGCCGCGATGGCTCGTCATGAGTTGGGTCTCGAAGAAGCACTGTCATATGACGCTggcgatgatgatgacgaggaagacgaggacgacgatgatgagAGTATCAAATACCGTCCTACCTAG
- a CDS encoding large subunit ribosomal protein L35: protein MTYFRRSCWQRAVPSCVRMQSTHAWKPVLKPGTLPVYDEALKFIEQDAASLREQIAQAKQAGSASSEEAKRRIFALEVAAGINEPSVRAQFRRGDYDLSRPVFRHLREQSWRRNGALARLEERILNMHILPDVVPSITPTVDLEILFGAGDGIGDHGGQAGSVLPGVFLDPAMTMQAPSIRATAFHEDTRKYTLMLVDPDMPNEETQSFKTFVHWLVSDIPLSIHASTIPKDHPELLPYIPPHPSRGTPYHRYTTLLFEQGPQTQLVEVPRELENVTSFAETHDLHLAGIHFWRAKWSESCQDTISHIYKNVLNMPEPHYGRPARQDRLRDEVGERLSKYY, encoded by the coding sequence ATGACGTACTTCCGACGCTCCTGTTGGCAGCGAGCAGTgccgtcgtgcgtgcgaaTGCAATCGACACATGCTTGGAAGCCAGTGCTCAAACCAGGCACGCTTCCTGTGTATGATGAAGCGCTCAAGTTTATTGAACAAGATGCGGCATCACTTCGTGAACAAATTGCGCAGGCTAAACAGGCTGGCAGCGCGTCTTCAGAAGAAGCAAAGCGCCGTATTTTTGCACTTGAGGTGGCTGCTGGTATTAATGAACCAAGCGTGCGAGCACAATTCCGCCGAGGCGACTACGACTTGTCTAGACCCGTGTTCCGGCATTTGCGCGAGCAGTCCTGGCGACGAAATGGTGCGTTAGCTCGTTTAGAAGAGCGCATCTTAAACATGCACATTCTTCCAGATGTTGTTCCGAGCATAACACCGACAGTTGATCTGGAAATACTATTTGGCGCAGGCGATGGTATTGGTGATCATGGCGGTCAGGCCGGCAGCGTGCTCCCTGGGGTGTTTTTGGATCCAGCCATGACGATGCAGGCTCCATCCATCCGTGCGACCGCATTCCATGAAGATACACGCAAGTATACTCTGATGCTTGTGGATCCTGACATGCCCAATGAAGAAACGCAATCGTTCAAGACGTTTGTCCACTGGCTCGTTTCTGACATTCCCCTCTCGATTCATGCTTCAACAATACCAAAGGACCATCCAGAGCTGCTTCCGTATATCCCACCCCATCCCTCGCGTGGTACCCCTTATCATCGGTACACCACACTATTGTTTGAGCAAGGTCCTCAGAcccagctcgtcgaggtTCCACGAGAGCTTGAGAATGTGACTTCCTTCGCGGAAACACACGATCTGCACCTAGCTGGGATCCATTTCTGGCGCGCAAAATGGTCGGAATCGTGCCAAGACACGATTTCTCATATCTATAAGAATGTGCTGAACATGCCGGAGCCACACTACGGACGTCCAGCTCGACAAGACCGTTTGCGTGACGAAGTGGGTGAGCGCCTCAGCAAATACTATTAA
- a CDS encoding mitochondrial transcription factor MTF1, with protein sequence MSAMPLRTLHTFRLPYLLKKRIQIPTHTFGNMIRSASSESVPVTSAPRKRRGRPKLSDKLTGASKNPVGTYQHKTIETPEKSTTLDETSNVLPERPKRTVTSQAGSSAIPKSSTLTRRRKMQDHFLYTEEPLYTYNPPLNSEDIAFCHPHLPHPSMWKSMFAFNRDQLAQNRYFVANRGTVDRIIDCLGLNERESQGIKTTIVDAYSGPGTFTRAFMQHPNVESVIAIDQAPRFLKYLEHLYHDPALSEVQHKLSIVHDSAFNWSSYESLVNDGHLRHLEGRIPKLGSNPPPMDWHATSPIIYFAQLPNTVHGEQLFAQIVHAISSRSWLFKFGRVKMVFVCGDTVSMRSLASPQDLRSRAKLGTVVQSLSTPRLLLTGDDLEPYASHMFPPTPSVGPRVPLTSVLIPNTNISSGLLKRKLSVLEVEPLKDPLIDARDMESFEFLTRNMFVLKTKTVEEGLKHVMPGANNVLRLLSPSHPRMRDRPEDVVLPDTPIVQLTNRQWASLAEAFEKWPFKPTIYMDEGRIRHQLSDSLV encoded by the coding sequence AtgagcgcgatgccatTACGCACGCTGCACACGTTTCGTTTGCCATATTTGCTGAAAAAACGCATACAAATACCAACACATACTTTCGGGAACATGATAAGGTCTGCCTCATCTGAATCGGTTCCAGTGACATCAGCACCGCGCAAGCGTCGTGGCAGACCCAAGCTATCTGACAAGCTGACAGGGGCGAGCAAAAATCCAGTTGGGACTTATCAGCATAAAACGATCGAGACGCCTGAAAAAAGCACTACTTTGGATGAAACCTCAAATGTCTTACCCGAGCGGCCCAAGAGAACAGTAACGTCCCAGGCTGGGTCGTCCGCGATACCTAAATCATCGACCTTAACAAGGCGGCGGAAAATGCAAGATCACTTTTTATATACGGAAGAACCACTTTATACGTATAATCCTCCCCTGAACAGCGAGGACATTGCGTTTTGTCATCCGCATCTGCCTCATCCTTCCATGTGGAAATCCATGTTTGCATTCAACAGGGATCAACTAGCCCAAAACCGGTACTTTGTGGCAAATCGTGGCACGGTGGATCGAATCATCGATTGCCTTGGACTCAATGAGCGAGAGTCACAAGGTATTAAAACTACAATCGTGGATGCCTATTCGGGCCCCGGCACTTTCACTCGAGCCTTTATGCAACATCCGAACGTGGAAAGTGTAATTGCCATTGACCAAGCTCCTCGTTTTCTTAAATACCTTGAACATCTTTATCATGATCCTGCTCTGTCCGAAGTGCAGCACAAACTAAGCATTGTACACGATTCGGCATTTAACTGGAGCTCATACGAGTCGCTCGTTAATGACGGACACTTACGCCATTTAGAGGGACGCATTCCGAAACTTGGATCGAACCCGCCGCCTATGGACtggcacgccacgagccCTATAATCTATTTTGCTCAGCTGCCTAATACAGTGCATGGTGAACAACTCTTTGCTCAGATTGTACATGCTATCTCTTCGCGTTCGTGGCTATTCAAGTTTGGTCGGGTTAAAATGGTGTTTGTTTGCGGCGATACGGTATCGATGCGTTCTTTGGCGTCTCCTCAGGACCTTCGATCGCGAGCCAAGCTTGGTACGGTGGTGCAGTCACTGAGCACACCGCGTCTGCTACTTACAGGGGATGATTTAGAACCATATGCAAGCCATATGTTCCCTCCAACGCCGTCTGTTGGTCCTCGTGTCCCATTGACATCGGTGCTGATACCCAACACTAATATCTCGTCGGGTCTGTTGAAACGCAAGCTGTCTGTGCTGGAAGTGGAGCCCCTTAAAGATCCTTTGATTgatgcgcgcgacatggAGTCTTTTGAGTTTTTAACGCGTAATATGTTTGTGCTCAAGACTAAGACAGTAGAAGAAGGTCTCAAGCATGTCATGCCAGGTGCTAACAATGTGCTTCGCCTGCTCTCACCTTCTCACCCGCGCATGAGGGACCGCCCTGAGGACGTCGTCCTGCCTGATACCCCAATTGTGCAGCTGACCAACCGCCAATGGGCTTCGTTAGCTGAAGCTTTTGAAAAGTGGCCCTTCAAGCCTACCATCTACATGGACGAAGGCCGCATTCGTCACCAACTAAGTGATTCTCTTGTTTAA
- a CDS encoding DnaJ subfamily C member 17: MELPGSNAVEWEDAFKLLGIDERASESQIRTAYRKRSLQFHPDKARDIPPDAAAERFHRLTLAYEALLDPSSRARLLETLENEKARRKRQSAFDDRRKSMAADLERREELDRVQRVKSEQKRRERERRISALREEGRTMRVERHERLLERWQQSSRTSQSFASTASTLSADGLPPWGPSDSSVLIRFPSEQAVSMWGADTLPHNLLQTPLGEALTLSYGPLSSVHIKPSQKKRREVSVIASFEHGVHAWRAVTEGSDLRCSHILLQDCWIGWWDPSTGKAATHPPARVQAWIQGGVSARDAPVETRTPHDAADEFDYEYEASTLARLRQVASTFPQHER, from the coding sequence ATGGAGTTGCCAGGGTCAAATGCAGTCGAATGGGAAGACGCATTCAAGTTGTTAGGGATAGATGAACGCGCTTCGGAGTCCCAGATTCGTACAGCATACCGTAAGCGCTCCCTTCAATTTCATCCcgacaaggcgcgcgacatcCCGCCTGATGCGGCAGCTGAAAGATTTCATCGCCTCACACTGGCGTATGAGGCGCTCTTGGACCCATCTTCGCGTGCTCGTCTGCTTGAAACATTAGAGAATGAAAAGGCTAGGCGTAAGCGACAATCTGCTTTTGATGATCGGCGCAAGTCGATGGCTGCTgacctcgagcgccgcgaagAATTAGATCGAGTGCAACGCGTCAAGTCCGAGCAAAAGCGTCGCGAAAGAGAGAGACGCATCTCAGCACTTCGCGAAGAAGGACGTACAATGCGCGTGGAAAGACACGAGCGTTTGCTTGAGCGCTGGCAACAGTCATCGCGGACATCGCAGTCTTTTGCATCGACCGCTTCTACCCTAAGTGCGGACGGTCTGCCGCCATGGGGACCGTCCGATTCGAGTGTATTGATTCGCTTTCCATCAGAGCAGGCTGTTAGTATGTGGGGTGCAGATACACTACCTCACAACCTTCTTCAGACACCGCTGGGTGAAGCTCTTACGTTGTCATATGGACCTCTATCCTCGGTTCATATTAAACCGTCACAAAAGAAACGGCGCGAAGTATCTGTGATTGCGTCTTTTGAACATGGTGTACATGCTTGGCGAGCTGTCACTGAAGGATCGGATTTACGGTGCTCTCACATCTTGCTGCAAGACTGCTGGATTGGGTGGTGGGATCCGTCTACAGGCAAGGCCGCAACCCATCCGCCAGCGCGAGTTCAAGCATGGATCCAGGGTGGTGTGTCcgctcgcgatgcaccTGTGGAAACAAGAACGCCACATGATGCGGCCGATGAATTTGACTATGAATACGAGGCGAGCACACTTGCACGTCTCCGTCAAGTCGCATCAACATTTCCTCAGCATGAGCGCTAA
- a CDS encoding mitochondrial import inner membrane translocase subunit TIM23, producing MTMLGAPRPSLVRQFPSRRGILQHIPKAQYSTSEPKDNQERLNWDAYLRLRKQRRLAGVVTTWPTTLLAAFGSSTYFLSQKMDPTQPLFGFDPMIVFLCATAACTGLGWLVGPSFGSGIWNLLHRGQAGQMARRDKEFYEHIHRMRADASKHNVHKPMPDYYGEKIGSLHEYRHWLRKQVCWMHD from the exons ATGACCATGTTGGGAGCACCGCGCCCCTCACTCGTGAGGCAGTTTCCCAGTCGCAGAGGCATCTTACAACATATACCAAAAGCTCAGTACAGCACATCAGAACCCAAGGACAATCAAGAACGCTTGAACTGGGATGCATACTTGCGTTTGCGCAAACAGCGTCGTTTGGCTGGAGTAGTTACAACTTGGCCGACGACGCTTCTCGCTGCCTTTGGATCAAGCACTTACTTTCTCTCACAAAAAATGGATCCTACTCAGCCATTGTTTGGT TTTGACCCAATGATTGTATTCTTGTGTGCTACAGCAGCATGCACCGGGCTTGGTTGGCTCGTGGGTCCGTCGTTCGGCTCAGGTATTTGGAATCTTTTGCACCGAGGTCAAGCCGGACAaatggcgcgccgcgacaAGGAGTTTTATGAACATATTCACCGGATGCGAGCGGATGCGTCAAAACATAACGTGCACAAACCCATGCCGGATTATTATGGCGAGAAGATTGGGTCACTTCATGAATATCGTCATTGGCTTCGAAAACAGGTATGTTGGATGCATGATTGA